The segment CGGGAGAAGTAGCGCATCGTCACCGAAACAGCATCCAGATCGCGACGGCGGCGAGCATGATACCAAAGGCAATGTTTATCGGCCGCGCAGCAGAGGCACTGCGAAACCGTCGCAACAGAAGGTCGCCTGCCAGCGTCCAGATGGTGAAGGCCACGAAGTTGTTCACGGTGAACACGGTCGTGATCCAGAGGACAAGTGCTGCATCGCTTATCGCCGAGGCGGGCAAAAACTGGCTGAACATCAAGACAACGATCAGATAGGCTTTGGGGTTCAGGATCAGCAGGATCGCCCCATCCAACGCTGTTGCCTCGCGCGCCTTGGCGACACCTGTCGTGGCGCCTGCACGCAAGAACAGCCATGCCAGCCAAAGGACGTAAACCGATCCGCCAATTCGCAGAACTTCTAACGCACTTGAACTCAGCCCGGCCAATTCGGCAAAGCCAAGCCCAATGACCGCTGTCACGATAAATGTGGCCAGGTGATAGCCTGTGGTCGCGGGCAGCGATGCACGCAGCCCAAAGCGCGCGCCAATTGCCGCAAAGAACATGTTCCCCGGCCCCGGGCTGTACGCCAGCGGCAAGAGAAACAGCAAAAGGGCAAGCGTAAATTCGAACATGCGACACGATCTCCAGAAAATGAGTTTCCTTGTCGCGCGGCAGTCGCAGCCAAGCGACCCGGTTATTGCGCAATGCCTGTTGCAAGGTTATTGCCAGAGGCCCGGCGCATGATGAGCAACGTGCGGGCTAACAGTCCGAGCCTGACTCCATCCTAAACGCACAACCCGGACTGGACCTGCAGCGGGATGACAGTGCGGATGGAATTGAAGCCAGCGGTCGGGGCGGTTATCATCAATCGATGAGCGTTACACCCACATCTTCTTTACCGTCCAAGCGCCGCCGAGGCAGTGGCTTTCAGGGCCTCGCGCTTGTCCTTGGCGGGCTGTGCCTGTTCCCTCTGGTTGCCGTCGTGCTGGCCGCTTTGACAGGCGGGGGGGAGACCGCCCTGCATCTGGCGACCACCCGCCTGCCGGTGTTGGCGGGCAACACGGTTCTTCTGGTGGCGCTGGTGGCGGTTGGCACAGCGGTGATCGGCACGGGGGCCGCGTGGCTGGTCACGATGACGCGCTTTCCGGGGGGCCGCGTGCTTGAATATCTCCTGCCGCTGCCGCTGGCGTTTCCGGCCTATGTTCTGGCCTATGCCTATACCACCTTTCTCGATCACCCCGGTCCTGTTCAGCGCACCCTTCGTGAGGTGACGGACTGGGGGCCGAACGACTATTGGTTCCCCGATATCCGGTCTCTGCCCGGGGCGGCGCTGATGCTGATCTTCGTGCTGTATCCGTATGTCTATCTGCTGGTGCGGGCGATGTTTCTGAGCCAGTCGGCCAGCGCCTGGGTTGCGGCGCGTGCGCTGGGGCAAGGCCCCTGGGGGGCGTTTCGTCGTGTCAGCCTGCCGATGGCGCGGCCAGCGATTGCGGGCGGCGTGCTGCTTGCCGTGATGGAGACCATCGCCGACGTGGGCACGGTGTTTCACTTTGGCGTACCGACCTTTGCCACCGGCATCTATCAGGCGTGGTTCTCGATGGGCGACCGGGGCGCGGCGGCGCAGCTGGCGCTGTGCCTGCTGACGGTTGCGCTGGCCTTGGCGATCGCTGAGCGAACGATGCGAGGGCGGGCGCAATTTCACAACACTGGAAGGCGGTTCGAACGTGTCGAGCCGCTGCGGCTGCGAGGGCTGGCGGCGATAGGTGCCTTTGTTGCCTGCGCGGTGCCGGTCTTGTTCGGCTTTGTCCTGCCTATCGCCATTCTGGTCGAGATGGCCATCGGGTCGGGCCAGAATCTGCTTTCGGCACGCTATATTGCCCTGATCGGCAATTCGTTGACGCTGGCTGGCCTCGGGGCGTTTCTGACTGTGGCCGCAGCATCTGTGCTGCTGTTCAACGCACGGCTGCATCCGGGGCGCGCGGCGCGCGGCGCAGTCGGCGTAGCGCGGCTGGGCTATGCTGTGCCCGGGGGCGTGATCGCGCTGGGGGTGCTGGTCCCGATGGCGGCGTTCGACAATTGGCTGGATGCGGTGATGCGGGAAACATTCGGCATCTCGACCGGATTGTTGTTCACGGGCAGCCTGCTTCTGTTGCTGCTGGCTTACTATGTGCGCTTTGCCGCTGTGGCGATGAACGGGCTTGATGCCGGGCTGACGGCAGTGCCACCGCAGATGCATCTGGTGGCGCGAACACTGGGCGAGCGGCCCTTGGGTGTGATGCGCCGCATCTTTTTGCCGCTTACGACACCTGCTGCCCTTACGGCGGCGCTGATCG is part of the Paracoccaceae bacterium Fryx2 genome and harbors:
- a CDS encoding LysE family translocator, with the protein product MFEFTLALLLFLLPLAYSPGPGNMFFAAIGARFGLRASLPATTGYHLATFIVTAVIGLGFAELAGLSSSALEVLRIGGSVYVLWLAWLFLRAGATTGVAKAREATALDGAILLILNPKAYLIVVLMFSQFLPASAISDAALVLWITTVFTVNNFVAFTIWTLAGDLLLRRFRSASAARPINIAFGIMLAAVAIWMLFR
- a CDS encoding iron ABC transporter permease, with the translated sequence MSVTPTSSLPSKRRRGSGFQGLALVLGGLCLFPLVAVVLAALTGGGETALHLATTRLPVLAGNTVLLVALVAVGTAVIGTGAAWLVTMTRFPGGRVLEYLLPLPLAFPAYVLAYAYTTFLDHPGPVQRTLREVTDWGPNDYWFPDIRSLPGAALMLIFVLYPYVYLLVRAMFLSQSASAWVAARALGQGPWGAFRRVSLPMARPAIAGGVLLAVMETIADVGTVFHFGVPTFATGIYQAWFSMGDRGAAAQLALCLLTVALALAIAERTMRGRAQFHNTGRRFERVEPLRLRGLAAIGAFVACAVPVLFGFVLPIAILVEMAIGSGQNLLSARYIALIGNSLTLAGLGAFLTVAAASVLLFNARLHPGRAARGAVGVARLGYAVPGGVIALGVLVPMAAFDNWLDAVMRETFGISTGLLFTGSLLLLLLAYYVRFAAVAMNGLDAGLTAVPPQMHLVARTLGERPLGVMRRIFLPLTTPAALTAALIVFVDVMKELPATLIMRPLNFDTLAVQAFRLAADERLNGAAVPSLVIVAFGLVPVLLLMRQVVRGPLRGG